The following are encoded in a window of Roseimaritima ulvae genomic DNA:
- a CDS encoding FG-GAP repeat domain-containing protein: MTKTAILLVIGNLFCIGTVLAQRKQPVDMNAWKQHVGTPGPSGWRVNVIQPDPNNHGPDGFNYHDWDGDGDLDVYVNFEEGGYSRLYFNPGNQKIRELWTDYIELKRHGKCEDSGIGDLDNDGDIDYVANGGYVYFNPGKNNVRDAEKWVKMTLFKHEARVPVVSDIDGDGLNDLIVGATAWYKQPADNKHDPAHWVRYEIGEAKWPMSCILNDIDGDGDRDIVVQERKRQGTFYFENPGVDEVTKPWPVHTIDGERGGMFMALGDVNGDGRPDLVKASERGVVHVYLRTNNQGAPRYQRVEVAAPSQPERVTVKMVKPKGVALLEMNGDPKRPEIVIIPEYEAQLWYLVSSGDGLSRQDWSSTLMDMPSPESRKKMDNAFLVDLDGDGDQDIATTEENGGWGVIWFENPATP; the protein is encoded by the coding sequence ATGACAAAAACGGCAATCCTGTTGGTGATTGGGAATCTGTTCTGCATAGGGACGGTGTTGGCCCAGCGGAAGCAGCCCGTCGATATGAATGCTTGGAAACAGCATGTCGGCACGCCCGGCCCTAGTGGCTGGCGCGTTAACGTCATCCAGCCGGATCCCAACAACCACGGCCCCGATGGTTTTAACTACCACGATTGGGATGGGGACGGAGATCTGGATGTTTATGTGAACTTTGAAGAAGGCGGATACAGCCGGTTGTACTTCAACCCTGGCAATCAAAAAATCCGCGAACTCTGGACCGATTACATTGAACTGAAGAGGCATGGTAAGTGCGAGGACTCCGGCATCGGTGACCTCGATAACGACGGCGACATCGACTATGTCGCAAACGGTGGTTACGTGTATTTCAACCCCGGCAAGAACAACGTGAGGGATGCCGAGAAGTGGGTGAAGATGACGCTGTTTAAGCATGAGGCCCGCGTTCCAGTAGTCAGCGATATCGACGGCGACGGGCTGAATGACCTGATCGTTGGCGCTACGGCTTGGTACAAGCAACCCGCGGACAACAAACACGATCCGGCTCACTGGGTCCGCTACGAAATCGGCGAAGCGAAATGGCCGATGAGCTGTATCCTCAACGACATCGACGGAGACGGCGACAGGGATATCGTTGTTCAGGAACGTAAACGTCAGGGTACGTTTTACTTTGAGAATCCAGGCGTTGATGAAGTGACCAAGCCGTGGCCTGTCCATACCATTGATGGTGAACGTGGCGGGATGTTCATGGCGCTCGGCGATGTGAACGGCGACGGGCGGCCTGATCTGGTTAAGGCCAGTGAGCGAGGGGTGGTGCACGTTTATCTTCGTACCAATAACCAGGGAGCCCCACGCTACCAGCGGGTCGAGGTCGCTGCACCGTCTCAGCCGGAACGCGTTACGGTAAAAATGGTAAAACCCAAGGGCGTTGCGCTGCTCGAGATGAACGGCGATCCGAAGCGTCCGGAAATCGTGATCATTCCCGAATATGAGGCTCAGTTGTGGTACCTGGTCAGTTCGGGCGATGGACTGTCCCGCCAAGATTGGTCCAGCACTCTGATGGACATGCCCAGTCCGGAGTCACGTAAGAAGATGGACAACGCCTTCCTCGTGGATCTCGACGGCGACGGCGATCAGGATATTGCAACAACCGAAGAGAATGGCGGTTGGGGGGTGATTTGGTTTGAGAATCCTGCCACACCGTAG
- a CDS encoding immunity 53 family protein, whose translation MSALKRLADWYLTQCDGLWEHGCGLSITTLDNPGFSLKINLKGTQLENVAFERLEVDWDTDDRWYTCWKEGGSFHAAGAPSRIEEMVECFLTWSCSSHG comes from the coding sequence TTGAGTGCACTCAAAAGGCTGGCCGACTGGTATCTCACGCAGTGCGACGGATTGTGGGAGCACGGATGTGGATTGAGTATCACGACGCTCGACAACCCTGGGTTTTCGCTAAAGATTAATTTAAAGGGCACGCAGCTGGAAAACGTTGCGTTTGAACGGCTTGAGGTCGACTGGGATACAGACGACCGTTGGTATACTTGCTGGAAGGAGGGCGGCAGCTTCCATGCAGCTGGCGCACCGTCGCGGATCGAGGAAATGGTTGAGTGCTTCTTAACCTGGTCGTGTTCTTCGCATGGATAG
- a CDS encoding arylsulfatase, with amino-acid sequence MRSISSVLTCCFMLLVNVMPASLSLQAASPNVVVILTDDQGWGDLSVNGNSNLSTPHIDSLARDGATLNNFYVCPVCSPTRAEFLTGRYHPRTGVSGVSRGQERLNADEVTIADVMRQAGYATGAFGKWHNGTQPPLHPNYRGFDEYYGFTSGHWGHYFSPPLDHNGDTVRGDGFVVDDFTNHAIEFIQTNRDRPFFCYLPLNTPHSPMMVEDRFYDKFATKDLIMKHRDPDREDDLMTRAALAMCENIDWNVGRVLQTLDELNLADNTIVIYFSDNGPNSFRWNGGMKGKKGSTDEGGVRSPLFVRWPNRIQAGLQIEQVSGAIDLLPTISSLVGVTPEIEKAIDGRNMKPLLLEESVAWIDREIVSTWGKRISIRTQRFRLDAAGALYDIRNDRGQTVDVSAQYPDETKRLRKVADQHRQEFAADFKKYADRPFTVGFAAKTVLPARDAVEHGTIMRSAKPPNNSFFKHWTSIEDSITWDVDVVTAGVYKATLLYTCAAGDQGATVIVSVDEGDQAKATVTEVFDPPLYDKSKERVKDSHYFVKDFRPLEVGTLNLRKGRATLRLKSDKIVGQQVVDVHSIQLDRVRQ; translated from the coding sequence ATGCGTTCGATTTCCTCAGTGCTGACGTGTTGCTTCATGCTCCTCGTCAACGTAATGCCCGCTTCTCTCAGCCTTCAAGCTGCTTCGCCGAACGTCGTCGTGATTCTGACGGACGATCAGGGCTGGGGTGACTTGAGCGTCAACGGTAACTCAAATTTGTCGACGCCGCATATCGACTCGCTGGCCCGCGACGGCGCGACGTTGAACAATTTTTACGTCTGCCCCGTTTGCTCACCCACGCGTGCGGAATTTTTAACGGGACGTTACCACCCGAGGACAGGCGTCAGCGGAGTCAGTCGCGGTCAAGAGCGATTGAATGCGGATGAAGTCACGATCGCCGATGTGATGAGACAGGCTGGCTATGCGACTGGAGCCTTCGGCAAATGGCACAACGGAACGCAACCTCCGCTGCACCCAAACTATCGCGGCTTTGACGAATACTACGGATTCACATCCGGTCACTGGGGGCATTACTTTAGTCCACCCTTGGATCACAACGGCGATACGGTGCGCGGCGACGGATTCGTTGTCGACGATTTCACAAACCATGCCATCGAATTCATTCAGACCAATCGAGACCGCCCATTCTTTTGCTACCTGCCGCTCAACACACCACATTCGCCCATGATGGTGGAAGACAGGTTCTACGATAAATTCGCGACGAAGGACCTGATCATGAAGCATCGTGATCCCGATCGTGAAGACGACCTGATGACACGCGCTGCCTTGGCGATGTGCGAAAACATTGATTGGAATGTGGGACGTGTCTTGCAAACGCTGGACGAATTGAATTTGGCTGACAACACGATCGTGATCTACTTTTCCGATAACGGTCCAAATTCGTTTCGGTGGAATGGAGGCATGAAGGGGAAAAAGGGATCAACCGATGAAGGCGGCGTGCGTTCTCCTTTGTTTGTACGTTGGCCCAACCGAATTCAAGCCGGTTTACAGATCGAACAGGTTAGCGGTGCCATCGACCTGTTGCCCACCATTTCCAGTTTGGTCGGTGTGACCCCAGAGATCGAAAAAGCCATCGACGGAAGAAACATGAAGCCACTGCTGCTAGAGGAATCGGTTGCCTGGATAGACCGAGAAATCGTGTCAACTTGGGGCAAACGAATCAGCATTCGCACGCAGCGGTTTCGTTTGGATGCTGCTGGAGCGTTGTACGACATTCGCAATGATCGAGGCCAAACCGTCGATGTGTCCGCGCAGTATCCCGATGAGACAAAACGGTTACGGAAAGTTGCGGATCAGCACCGGCAGGAATTCGCAGCGGATTTCAAAAAGTATGCCGATCGACCATTCACGGTCGGCTTCGCTGCCAAGACCGTCTTGCCAGCCCGTGATGCGGTGGAACACGGGACGATCATGCGGAGTGCCAAGCCACCCAACAATTCGTTCTTTAAACATTGGACTAGCATCGAGGACTCCATCACCTGGGACGTCGATGTGGTCACGGCGGGCGTCTACAAGGCCACGCTGTTGTACACCTGCGCCGCAGGGGACCAAGGTGCCACGGTGATCGTGTCGGTGGATGAAGGGGATCAGGCAAAGGCCACGGTCACCGAAGTCTTCGACCCGCCGCTGTATGACAAATCCAAAGAGCGAGTGAAGGACTCCCACTACTTCGTCAAGGACTTCCGTCCCCTTGAGGTTGGCACGCTGAACCTTCGCAAAGGCCGCGCAACGCTAAGGCTGAAGTCCGACAAGATCGTAGGCCAACAAGTGGTCGACGTTCACTCCATCCAGCTCGATCGAGTCCGGCAATGA
- a CDS encoding SEL1-like repeat protein codes for MIVSERLSANFLAFLVVVTLHSSSASAQQADIPGQQEYEKAMGLLGDTNKSGNLATAIELLQAASAKGHIASQYEIGVLYHDREMHQQAEKWWMKSAMLGHGMSQYQLAVLYEHGQGGVRRDLKKSLDWYTFAARSGVLEAQLQVASWYAKGIGAEQNYEKSMEWYLQAAKQGSVEAFFSVGQAYYYGYGTEPDSELAIEWFSKAGAKGHVDSMKRLGDIYYRGIGAKINFAKAEEWFGKAAGLGDPQAKRILEKPELFLIGAYSLGSGKQFLEIANRGKTLALGSRKSVQFLDVETEEESSSSFGNSEIVDAEFSMDGRHIVYGTTRSISVNETATGARQAVLNLPNVDTPVGIAVVDENLFYVAGRSGLLYMCREKALTPICDLNELADSDYLVWTGSEIVVAKRQVSISEITASNTGRYLAVDIGITSILVVDTKEKKLFNLEHRSNPTSMCFSNDGRYLLVGEIDGTVTIWDQQSWKPIKQFAIQEESEVRGVAVSGNGKFAATAGEYGVEVWALSGPNPKLVNQSDFRIELSDIAINHKGNIIAVSGAPRQAPLLYARGKIELPELSRFDDLKLGVHASLAFEKKNVTCLVLALRPLEDWCVPILNEIGDNRMQYEIYRRTGKLRIARDTEGVESPWLTDRKFQEAIKRLPPSVAIPLQDDPSQQERYYEEFKRNSKEWQRMTGQVKPGVASLPKIDMSGTWREAFLGLTVVLKKKTDKTYSVVVSDGRRTQQLEGDVFAESSIRCVDRQAGTEYTFAIDGADWKTSTAGKGSRIRFSVINKRSRNPLKGVRTFTLKRQ; via the coding sequence ATGATTGTTTCGGAACGTCTGTCAGCAAATTTCTTAGCGTTTCTGGTCGTGGTAACTTTGCATTCGAGCTCTGCGTCGGCACAGCAAGCTGATATTCCAGGTCAGCAGGAGTACGAAAAGGCGATGGGGCTATTGGGTGACACTAATAAGTCTGGCAATCTGGCCACTGCCATCGAGTTGCTTCAAGCGGCGAGTGCTAAGGGGCACATAGCATCGCAATACGAAATAGGAGTGTTGTATCACGACAGGGAAATGCACCAGCAAGCGGAAAAGTGGTGGATGAAGTCCGCGATGCTTGGGCACGGCATGTCGCAGTACCAACTTGCAGTTCTATACGAACACGGGCAGGGTGGTGTCAGGAGAGACCTAAAGAAATCGCTAGACTGGTACACTTTCGCAGCACGGTCGGGCGTCCTAGAGGCACAGTTGCAAGTAGCGTCTTGGTATGCCAAAGGGATTGGCGCGGAACAAAACTATGAGAAGTCGATGGAGTGGTATTTGCAGGCAGCCAAGCAAGGCAGCGTCGAGGCATTTTTTAGCGTTGGCCAGGCGTACTACTACGGTTATGGCACGGAACCTGATTCCGAGTTAGCAATCGAATGGTTTTCTAAAGCTGGGGCAAAAGGGCATGTCGATTCCATGAAACGTCTTGGCGATATTTACTATCGAGGGATAGGGGCAAAAATCAATTTTGCGAAGGCTGAAGAATGGTTTGGGAAGGCAGCGGGGCTGGGGGACCCCCAGGCAAAACGAATTCTTGAAAAGCCAGAATTGTTCCTGATTGGTGCATATAGTCTTGGAAGCGGCAAGCAATTTCTCGAAATTGCAAACCGTGGAAAAACTCTAGCATTGGGCTCGCGGAAATCCGTTCAGTTTCTTGATGTTGAAACTGAAGAAGAATCGTCAAGCTCGTTTGGAAACTCTGAGATTGTTGACGCCGAGTTTTCTATGGATGGGCGTCACATCGTGTACGGCACTACCAGGTCTATTTCCGTTAACGAAACTGCGACCGGAGCACGACAGGCGGTCCTGAATCTGCCGAACGTTGATACCCCTGTTGGCATTGCTGTCGTTGATGAGAATCTGTTCTATGTCGCTGGAAGGTCGGGTCTTCTGTACATGTGTCGCGAGAAAGCATTGACCCCAATATGCGACTTAAACGAGCTTGCCGATTCTGACTATCTAGTTTGGACCGGTTCAGAAATAGTAGTTGCAAAACGCCAGGTTTCGATCAGTGAAATCACTGCTAGCAACACGGGAAGGTACTTGGCCGTCGATATCGGAATAACAAGCATTCTTGTTGTCGATACCAAGGAAAAAAAGTTGTTCAACTTGGAACACCGCTCAAATCCCACGTCAATGTGCTTTTCGAATGATGGGCGGTATCTTCTCGTGGGAGAGATAGACGGGACAGTTACGATATGGGACCAGCAGAGCTGGAAGCCGATCAAGCAATTCGCAATACAAGAAGAGTCTGAAGTGAGAGGTGTCGCTGTTAGTGGTAATGGGAAGTTTGCTGCCACTGCCGGTGAGTACGGTGTTGAAGTTTGGGCGTTGTCTGGTCCCAATCCTAAGCTGGTAAACCAGAGTGACTTTAGGATTGAGTTGAGTGACATCGCGATTAATCACAAGGGAAACATTATTGCGGTTTCCGGTGCACCTCGGCAGGCTCCACTTTTGTATGCGCGCGGTAAAATTGAGTTGCCTGAACTAAGTCGTTTCGATGATTTAAAGTTGGGGGTGCATGCTAGTTTGGCTTTCGAGAAAAAGAATGTGACTTGTCTTGTCTTGGCGCTTCGGCCGCTCGAAGATTGGTGCGTTCCGATTCTTAATGAAATTGGTGACAACCGAATGCAGTATGAGATTTATCGTCGTACTGGAAAGCTACGAATCGCCCGCGACACGGAGGGCGTCGAATCGCCGTGGTTGACTGATCGAAAGTTTCAGGAGGCGATCAAACGTCTGCCTCCTTCCGTTGCAATTCCACTGCAGGACGATCCCAGTCAGCAAGAGAGGTACTACGAAGAATTCAAAAGGAATTCAAAGGAATGGCAGCGGATGACAGGCCAGGTTAAGCCAGGTGTTGCAAGTCTCCCTAAGATCGATATGAGCGGTACCTGGCGTGAAGCGTTCTTGGGTTTGACCGTTGTGTTGAAAAAGAAGACAGACAAGACCTATTCTGTTGTGGTCTCTGATGGAAGGAGGACTCAACAGCTTGAAGGTGATGTTTTTGCGGAGTCTTCCATTCGTTGTGTAGATAGGCAGGCTGGCACGGAATATACATTTGCGATCGATGGGGCGGACTGGAAAACTTCGACTGCAGGTAAGGGGAGCCGCATAAGGTTTTCGGTGATCAACAAACGTAGTAGGAACCCGCTTAAGGGGGTTCGTACATTTACATTAAAGCGTCAGTAA